Proteins from a genomic interval of Crassostrea angulata isolate pt1a10 chromosome 7, ASM2561291v2, whole genome shotgun sequence:
- the LOC128191725 gene encoding anoctamin-5-like isoform X5, translating into MKKSNGGSMTLVSMSADNSQDESDGEPSFSTFTAVASTVKFRNLRNRHLKRNPQVKAFERRYTELGPALIPEQKRIDYVLVHRNKFSNEYKDDESKREELSRKEAKRERFESALKKEGFDIQKEVIGDNVFVKLHCPFKRLCAEAEMVKMEMPLHGCINYPEERRNCFWRFIEKYFETDNEMDFVSAPFMMDRINLYEGYEDPTHFFRPAIRSMLVDHILLNIDIRSKDERKDKGSVKRPKEKIESSSCCCLPCVDSKEKDNSGDTKINDTKNDEKLDDDNDDEFDDIETYVIGKDEAVDEKIYIPGKIHSLPYLLMKGVYSDSFILHEESECKDDESILKDKYFSEANVDLEENKPKEELETDPRKSLNDTWTVFYKFQPLWKIRNYFGEMIALYFAWVGEMTTSLWIPMLLGFAIFLYGLKVSVEANESKFDIPSNISDSDRLKYEVEALLTTFRSSFDNDVTPYFALIICIWGTMFLERWKRRNAQLAYEWDVDNFEHNEPDRPQFYGLKVKKDPVTQEPNWFYPFKRQILKFTVSVSTLLFMMLIVLVSVVGVIVYRLVTTLEYCPGKSAIQCLITSTLLSAVLNAVSILLLGKLYEILAFKLTEWENHRTQTLYDDALVTKMFAFQFVNSYASCFYIAFFRGRFDVFGYSDECVGDSGTCMSQLSFQVLILMIIRPFPRIAKDLIIPLIRKLWRSRPNWCCRINACPCDCCNKINRISTEEAKDVFEANKRLLSNFLERERLKHPLGDFTLNEYTEKVIQYGFLMLFAASFPLAPLMAILLNLIDIRIDAKRMLWSNRRPIAYIRQDIGKWFGILNFVNTVGVITNGFLIGFTSTWASSFDLSSKLWIVLGFEHIVFVLKFLIAYLIPDVPRDVQLSIRREKYQVAKILEDAKYSEAINYGELVPKHKKKRKHRSSNYDTFVQLDESVGKPKEDLKDTAIPEENVFKETESAPQEKSDFNRSSSARTGGDLSISGVDPKLKNGGSADSIV; encoded by the exons ATGAAGAAATCAAACGGGGGGTCCATGACCCTGGTCAGTATGTCAGCTGACAACAGCCAGGATGAATCCGATGGAGAACCTTCATTTAGTACCTTCACAGCTGTTGCTTCCACCGTCAAGTTCCGCAACCTACGAAATCGTCATCTTAAACGAAATCCGCAGGTCAAAGCCTTTGAACGGCGGTACACAGAATTAGGACCTGCTCTGATTCCTGAACAGAAGCGGATAGACTATGTGCTGGTTCACAGAAATAAGTTCTCAAACGAGTATAAAGATGACGAGAGTAAGAGGGAGGAATTGAGTAGGAAAGAGGCCAAGAGAGAAAGGTTTGAATCTGCTCTGAAGAAGGAGGGATTCGACATTCAGAAGGAAGTCATTGGTGATAATGTGTTTGTCAAATTGCACTGTCCTTTCAAACGCTTATGTGCAGAGGCTGAAATGGTTAAAATGGAAATGCCATTACATGGG TGTATCAATTACCCTGAGGAGCGTCGGAACTGTTTTTGGAGATTTATCGAAAAATACTTTGAAACAGACAATGAAA tGGACTTTGTAAGTGCTCCCTTCATGATGGACAGAATTAACTTGTATGAAGGATATGAAGACCCCACTCATTTCTTTAGACCAGCTATCCGATCAATGCTG GTGGACCACATACTGTTAAATATCGACATAAGGAGTAAAGATGAGAGGAAGGATAAAGGCAGTGTTAAGAGACCTAAAG aaaaaatagagTCAAGTAGCTGTTGTTGCCTTCCTTGTGTAGACTCGAAGGAAAAGGACAATTCTGGGGACACAAAGATAA ATGATACAAAGAATGATGAAAAATTAG atgatgataatgatgatgaattTGATGATATTGAGACCTATG ttATTGGCAAAGACGAAGCAGTTGATGAAAAAATCTACATCCCTGGGAAAATTCATA GCTTACCATATTTGCTAATGAAGGGTGTATACTCGGATTCCTTCATCCTCCATGAGGAGTCTGAGTGCAAAGACGATGAGTCTATCCTCAAGGACAAATACTTCAGCGAGGCAAATGTAGATTTGGAGGAGAACAAGCCCAAGGAAGAGTTGGAGACAGACCCCCGGAAAAGTCTCAATGATACCTGGACCGTCTTCTATAAGTTCCAGCCACTGTGGAAGATCCGGAACTATTTTGGAGAGATGATTGCCCTGTACTTTGCCTGGGTAGGAGAAATGACCACCAGCTTATGGATCCCAATGTTGTTAGGATTTGCGATATTTTTGTATGGTTTGAAAGTGAG CGTTGAAGCAAATGAATCCAAGTTTGATATTCCATCCAATATTTCAGACTCAGATAG GCTAAAATATGAAGTTGAAGCTCTTTTGACCACCTTTCGGAGTTCTTTTGACAATGATGTCACTCCATATTTTGCCCTGATCATCTGTATATGGG GAACCATGTTTTTGGAGCGATGGAAAAGGAGGAACGCTCAACTGGCTTATGAATGGGATGTGGACAACTTTGAGCATAACGAGCCTGATCGACCCCAGTTTTATGGGTTAAAGGTCAAAAAGGACCCCGTCACTCAGGAACCCAATTGGTTTTATCCATTCAAAAGGCAGATTCTGAAGTTCACCGTCTCAGTTTCTACACTGTTATTTATG ATGCTGATTGTCCTGGTGAGTGTGGTGGGAGTTATTGTGTACCGTCTAGTCACCACCCTCGAGTACTGTCCGGGGAAGAGCGCCATCCAATGTCTGATCACCTCCACTCTCCTGTCTGCCGTTCTCAATGCAGTCTCCATCCTCCTCCTGGGAAAG CTTTATGAAATACTTGCATTCAAACTGACAGAGTGGG AGAACCACAGGACCCAGACCCTCTATGACGACGCTCTGGTCACCAAAATGTTTGCTTTCCAGTTTGTCAACAGTTATGCTTCCTGTTTCTACATTGCATTCTTCAGAGGG CGCTTTGATGTATTTGGTTACTCTGATGAATGCGTGGGGGACTCAGGAACATGCATGTCCCAGCTGTCTTTCCAAGTCCTTATTTTGATGATCATCAGACCGTTCCCTAGAATTGCCAAAGATCTCATCATACC ACTGATAAGGAAGCTATGGAGAAGTCGACCTAATTGGTGCTGTCGTATAAATGCCTGTCCTTGTGATTGCTGTAATAAAATCAATCGCATCAGCACAGAAGAAGCCAAAGATGTGTTTGAAGCAAACAAGAGGCTGTTGTCCAACTTCTTGGAGCGGGAACGATTGAAGCATCCACTCGGTGACTTCACACTGaatgaatatacagaaaaagtCATCCAGTATGGGTTTCTAATG CTGTTTGCGGCCTCTTTCCCATTGGCCCCCTTGATGGCAATCCTGTTGAACCTGATTGATATACGAATTGATGCTAAGAGAATGCTTTGGAGCAATAGACGCCCTATTGCATATATTCGGCAGGACATAG GCAAGTGGTTTGGTATTCTGAACTTTGTGAACACTGTTGGGGTGATCACCAATGGATTCCTGATAGGTTTTACATCCACCTGGGCCTCTTCCTTTGACCTATCATCCAAACTCTGGATTGTTCTGGGATTTGAg CATATTGTATTTGTTCTGAAGTTTCTCATCGCTTACCTAATTCCTGATGTTCCTAGAGATGTTCAACTTTCAATACGTCGA GAGAAATATCAAGTTGCCAAAATACTAGAGGATGCCAAATACAGCGAAGCTATTAACTATGGGGAATTGGTTCCCAAGCATAAGAAGAAAAG AAAGCACCGATCTTCCAATTATGACACCTTTGTCCAGTTGGATGAAAGTGTTGGGAAACCTAAAGAGGATCTTAAGGATACTGCAATACCAGAGGAAAATGtgttcaaagagacagagtctGCCCCGCAGGAGAAGTCCGATTTCAATCGATCATCATC
- the LOC128191725 gene encoding anoctamin-5-like isoform X9, with protein MKKSNGGSMTLVSMSADNSQDESDGEPSFSTFTAVASTVKFRNLRNRHLKRNPQVKAFERRYTELGPALIPEQKRIDYVLVHRNKFSNEYKDDESKREELSRKEAKRERFESALKKEGFDIQKEVIGDNVFVKLHCPFKRLCAEAEMVKMEMPLHGCINYPEERRNCFWRFIEKYFETDNEMDFVSAPFMMDRINLYEGYEDPTHFFRPAIRSMLVDHILLNIDIRSKDERKDKGSVKRPKEKIESSSCCCLPCVDSKEKDNSGDTKINDTKNDEKLDDDNDDEFDDIETYVIGKDEAVDEKIYIPGKIHSLPYLLMKGVYSDSFILHEESECKDDESILKDKYFSEANVDLEENKPKEELETDPRKSLNDTWTVFYKFQPLWKIRNYFGEMIALYFAWVGEMTTSLWIPMLLGFAIFLYGLKVSVEANESKFDIPSNISDSDRLKYEVEALLTTFRSSFDNDVTPYFALIICIWGTMFLERWKRRNAQLAYEWDVDNFEHNEPDRPQFYGLKVKKDPVTQEPNWFYPFKRQILKFTVSVSTLLFMMLIVLVSVVGVIVYRLVTTLEYCPGKSAIQCLITSTLLSAVLNAVSILLLGKLYEILAFKLTEWENHRTQTLYDDALVTKMFAFQFVNSYASCFYIAFFRGRFDVFGYSDECVGDSGTCMSQLSFQVLILMIIRPFPRIAKDLIIPLIRKLWRSRPNWCCRINACPCDCCNKINRISTEEAKDVFEANKRLLSNFLERERLKHPLGDFTLNEYTEKVIQYGFLMLFAASFPLAPLMAILLNLIDIRIDAKRMLWSNRRPIAYIRQDIGKWFGILNFVNTVGVITNGFLIGFTSTWASSFDLSSKLWIVLGFEHIVFVLKFLIAYLIPDVPRDVQLSIRREKYQVAKILEDAKYSEAINYGELVPKHKKKSCTSEEG; from the exons ATGAAGAAATCAAACGGGGGGTCCATGACCCTGGTCAGTATGTCAGCTGACAACAGCCAGGATGAATCCGATGGAGAACCTTCATTTAGTACCTTCACAGCTGTTGCTTCCACCGTCAAGTTCCGCAACCTACGAAATCGTCATCTTAAACGAAATCCGCAGGTCAAAGCCTTTGAACGGCGGTACACAGAATTAGGACCTGCTCTGATTCCTGAACAGAAGCGGATAGACTATGTGCTGGTTCACAGAAATAAGTTCTCAAACGAGTATAAAGATGACGAGAGTAAGAGGGAGGAATTGAGTAGGAAAGAGGCCAAGAGAGAAAGGTTTGAATCTGCTCTGAAGAAGGAGGGATTCGACATTCAGAAGGAAGTCATTGGTGATAATGTGTTTGTCAAATTGCACTGTCCTTTCAAACGCTTATGTGCAGAGGCTGAAATGGTTAAAATGGAAATGCCATTACATGGG TGTATCAATTACCCTGAGGAGCGTCGGAACTGTTTTTGGAGATTTATCGAAAAATACTTTGAAACAGACAATGAAA tGGACTTTGTAAGTGCTCCCTTCATGATGGACAGAATTAACTTGTATGAAGGATATGAAGACCCCACTCATTTCTTTAGACCAGCTATCCGATCAATGCTG GTGGACCACATACTGTTAAATATCGACATAAGGAGTAAAGATGAGAGGAAGGATAAAGGCAGTGTTAAGAGACCTAAAG aaaaaatagagTCAAGTAGCTGTTGTTGCCTTCCTTGTGTAGACTCGAAGGAAAAGGACAATTCTGGGGACACAAAGATAA ATGATACAAAGAATGATGAAAAATTAG atgatgataatgatgatgaattTGATGATATTGAGACCTATG ttATTGGCAAAGACGAAGCAGTTGATGAAAAAATCTACATCCCTGGGAAAATTCATA GCTTACCATATTTGCTAATGAAGGGTGTATACTCGGATTCCTTCATCCTCCATGAGGAGTCTGAGTGCAAAGACGATGAGTCTATCCTCAAGGACAAATACTTCAGCGAGGCAAATGTAGATTTGGAGGAGAACAAGCCCAAGGAAGAGTTGGAGACAGACCCCCGGAAAAGTCTCAATGATACCTGGACCGTCTTCTATAAGTTCCAGCCACTGTGGAAGATCCGGAACTATTTTGGAGAGATGATTGCCCTGTACTTTGCCTGGGTAGGAGAAATGACCACCAGCTTATGGATCCCAATGTTGTTAGGATTTGCGATATTTTTGTATGGTTTGAAAGTGAG CGTTGAAGCAAATGAATCCAAGTTTGATATTCCATCCAATATTTCAGACTCAGATAG GCTAAAATATGAAGTTGAAGCTCTTTTGACCACCTTTCGGAGTTCTTTTGACAATGATGTCACTCCATATTTTGCCCTGATCATCTGTATATGGG GAACCATGTTTTTGGAGCGATGGAAAAGGAGGAACGCTCAACTGGCTTATGAATGGGATGTGGACAACTTTGAGCATAACGAGCCTGATCGACCCCAGTTTTATGGGTTAAAGGTCAAAAAGGACCCCGTCACTCAGGAACCCAATTGGTTTTATCCATTCAAAAGGCAGATTCTGAAGTTCACCGTCTCAGTTTCTACACTGTTATTTATG ATGCTGATTGTCCTGGTGAGTGTGGTGGGAGTTATTGTGTACCGTCTAGTCACCACCCTCGAGTACTGTCCGGGGAAGAGCGCCATCCAATGTCTGATCACCTCCACTCTCCTGTCTGCCGTTCTCAATGCAGTCTCCATCCTCCTCCTGGGAAAG CTTTATGAAATACTTGCATTCAAACTGACAGAGTGGG AGAACCACAGGACCCAGACCCTCTATGACGACGCTCTGGTCACCAAAATGTTTGCTTTCCAGTTTGTCAACAGTTATGCTTCCTGTTTCTACATTGCATTCTTCAGAGGG CGCTTTGATGTATTTGGTTACTCTGATGAATGCGTGGGGGACTCAGGAACATGCATGTCCCAGCTGTCTTTCCAAGTCCTTATTTTGATGATCATCAGACCGTTCCCTAGAATTGCCAAAGATCTCATCATACC ACTGATAAGGAAGCTATGGAGAAGTCGACCTAATTGGTGCTGTCGTATAAATGCCTGTCCTTGTGATTGCTGTAATAAAATCAATCGCATCAGCACAGAAGAAGCCAAAGATGTGTTTGAAGCAAACAAGAGGCTGTTGTCCAACTTCTTGGAGCGGGAACGATTGAAGCATCCACTCGGTGACTTCACACTGaatgaatatacagaaaaagtCATCCAGTATGGGTTTCTAATG CTGTTTGCGGCCTCTTTCCCATTGGCCCCCTTGATGGCAATCCTGTTGAACCTGATTGATATACGAATTGATGCTAAGAGAATGCTTTGGAGCAATAGACGCCCTATTGCATATATTCGGCAGGACATAG GCAAGTGGTTTGGTATTCTGAACTTTGTGAACACTGTTGGGGTGATCACCAATGGATTCCTGATAGGTTTTACATCCACCTGGGCCTCTTCCTTTGACCTATCATCCAAACTCTGGATTGTTCTGGGATTTGAg CATATTGTATTTGTTCTGAAGTTTCTCATCGCTTACCTAATTCCTGATGTTCCTAGAGATGTTCAACTTTCAATACGTCGA GAGAAATATCAAGTTGCCAAAATACTAGAGGATGCCAAATACAGCGAAGCTATTAACTATGGGGAATTGGTTCCCAAGCATAAGAAGAAAAG TTGTACATCTGAGGAAGGGtaa
- the LOC128191725 gene encoding anoctamin-5-like isoform X8: protein MKKSNGGSMTLVSMSADNSQDESDGEPSFSTFTAVASTVKFRNLRNRHLKRNPQVKAFERRYTELGPALIPEQKRIDYVLVHRNKFSNEYKDDESKREELSRKEAKRERFESALKKEGFDIQKEVIGDNVFVKLHCPFKRLCAEAEMVKMEMPLHGCINYPEERRNCFWRFIEKYFETDNEMDFVSAPFMMDRINLYEGYEDPTHFFRPAIRSMLVDHILLNIDIRSKDERKDKGSVKRPKEKIESSSCCCLPCVDSKEKDNSGDTKINDTKNDEKLDDDNDDEFDDIETYVIGKDEAVDEKIYIPGKIHSLPYLLMKGVYSDSFILHEESECKDDESILKDKYFSEANVDLEENKPKEELETDPRKSLNDTWTVFYKFQPLWKIRNYFGEMIALYFAWVGEMTTSLWIPMLLGFAIFLYGLKVSVEANESKFDIPSNISDSDRLKYEVEALLTTFRSSFDNDVTPYFALIICIWGTMFLERWKRRNAQLAYEWDVDNFEHNEPDRPQFYGLKVKKDPVTQEPNWFYPFKRQILKFTVSVSTLLFMMLIVLVSVVGVIVYRLVTTLEYCPGKSAIQCLITSTLLSAVLNAVSILLLGKLYEILAFKLTEWENHRTQTLYDDALVTKMFAFQFVNSYASCFYIAFFRGRFDVFGYSDECVGDSGTCMSQLSFQVLILMIIRPFPRIAKDLIIPLIRKLWRSRPNWCCRINACPCDCCNKINRISTEEAKDVFEANKRLLSNFLERERLKHPLGDFTLNEYTEKVIQYGFLMLFAASFPLAPLMAILLNLIDIRIDAKRMLWSNRRPIAYIRQDIGKWFGILNFVNTVGVITNGFLIGFTSTWASSFDLSSKLWIVLGFEHIVFVLKFLIAYLIPDVPRDVQLSIRREKYQVAKILEDAKYSEAINYGELVPKHKKKSARTGGDLSISGVDPKLKNGGSADSIV, encoded by the exons ATGAAGAAATCAAACGGGGGGTCCATGACCCTGGTCAGTATGTCAGCTGACAACAGCCAGGATGAATCCGATGGAGAACCTTCATTTAGTACCTTCACAGCTGTTGCTTCCACCGTCAAGTTCCGCAACCTACGAAATCGTCATCTTAAACGAAATCCGCAGGTCAAAGCCTTTGAACGGCGGTACACAGAATTAGGACCTGCTCTGATTCCTGAACAGAAGCGGATAGACTATGTGCTGGTTCACAGAAATAAGTTCTCAAACGAGTATAAAGATGACGAGAGTAAGAGGGAGGAATTGAGTAGGAAAGAGGCCAAGAGAGAAAGGTTTGAATCTGCTCTGAAGAAGGAGGGATTCGACATTCAGAAGGAAGTCATTGGTGATAATGTGTTTGTCAAATTGCACTGTCCTTTCAAACGCTTATGTGCAGAGGCTGAAATGGTTAAAATGGAAATGCCATTACATGGG TGTATCAATTACCCTGAGGAGCGTCGGAACTGTTTTTGGAGATTTATCGAAAAATACTTTGAAACAGACAATGAAA tGGACTTTGTAAGTGCTCCCTTCATGATGGACAGAATTAACTTGTATGAAGGATATGAAGACCCCACTCATTTCTTTAGACCAGCTATCCGATCAATGCTG GTGGACCACATACTGTTAAATATCGACATAAGGAGTAAAGATGAGAGGAAGGATAAAGGCAGTGTTAAGAGACCTAAAG aaaaaatagagTCAAGTAGCTGTTGTTGCCTTCCTTGTGTAGACTCGAAGGAAAAGGACAATTCTGGGGACACAAAGATAA ATGATACAAAGAATGATGAAAAATTAG atgatgataatgatgatgaattTGATGATATTGAGACCTATG ttATTGGCAAAGACGAAGCAGTTGATGAAAAAATCTACATCCCTGGGAAAATTCATA GCTTACCATATTTGCTAATGAAGGGTGTATACTCGGATTCCTTCATCCTCCATGAGGAGTCTGAGTGCAAAGACGATGAGTCTATCCTCAAGGACAAATACTTCAGCGAGGCAAATGTAGATTTGGAGGAGAACAAGCCCAAGGAAGAGTTGGAGACAGACCCCCGGAAAAGTCTCAATGATACCTGGACCGTCTTCTATAAGTTCCAGCCACTGTGGAAGATCCGGAACTATTTTGGAGAGATGATTGCCCTGTACTTTGCCTGGGTAGGAGAAATGACCACCAGCTTATGGATCCCAATGTTGTTAGGATTTGCGATATTTTTGTATGGTTTGAAAGTGAG CGTTGAAGCAAATGAATCCAAGTTTGATATTCCATCCAATATTTCAGACTCAGATAG GCTAAAATATGAAGTTGAAGCTCTTTTGACCACCTTTCGGAGTTCTTTTGACAATGATGTCACTCCATATTTTGCCCTGATCATCTGTATATGGG GAACCATGTTTTTGGAGCGATGGAAAAGGAGGAACGCTCAACTGGCTTATGAATGGGATGTGGACAACTTTGAGCATAACGAGCCTGATCGACCCCAGTTTTATGGGTTAAAGGTCAAAAAGGACCCCGTCACTCAGGAACCCAATTGGTTTTATCCATTCAAAAGGCAGATTCTGAAGTTCACCGTCTCAGTTTCTACACTGTTATTTATG ATGCTGATTGTCCTGGTGAGTGTGGTGGGAGTTATTGTGTACCGTCTAGTCACCACCCTCGAGTACTGTCCGGGGAAGAGCGCCATCCAATGTCTGATCACCTCCACTCTCCTGTCTGCCGTTCTCAATGCAGTCTCCATCCTCCTCCTGGGAAAG CTTTATGAAATACTTGCATTCAAACTGACAGAGTGGG AGAACCACAGGACCCAGACCCTCTATGACGACGCTCTGGTCACCAAAATGTTTGCTTTCCAGTTTGTCAACAGTTATGCTTCCTGTTTCTACATTGCATTCTTCAGAGGG CGCTTTGATGTATTTGGTTACTCTGATGAATGCGTGGGGGACTCAGGAACATGCATGTCCCAGCTGTCTTTCCAAGTCCTTATTTTGATGATCATCAGACCGTTCCCTAGAATTGCCAAAGATCTCATCATACC ACTGATAAGGAAGCTATGGAGAAGTCGACCTAATTGGTGCTGTCGTATAAATGCCTGTCCTTGTGATTGCTGTAATAAAATCAATCGCATCAGCACAGAAGAAGCCAAAGATGTGTTTGAAGCAAACAAGAGGCTGTTGTCCAACTTCTTGGAGCGGGAACGATTGAAGCATCCACTCGGTGACTTCACACTGaatgaatatacagaaaaagtCATCCAGTATGGGTTTCTAATG CTGTTTGCGGCCTCTTTCCCATTGGCCCCCTTGATGGCAATCCTGTTGAACCTGATTGATATACGAATTGATGCTAAGAGAATGCTTTGGAGCAATAGACGCCCTATTGCATATATTCGGCAGGACATAG GCAAGTGGTTTGGTATTCTGAACTTTGTGAACACTGTTGGGGTGATCACCAATGGATTCCTGATAGGTTTTACATCCACCTGGGCCTCTTCCTTTGACCTATCATCCAAACTCTGGATTGTTCTGGGATTTGAg CATATTGTATTTGTTCTGAAGTTTCTCATCGCTTACCTAATTCCTGATGTTCCTAGAGATGTTCAACTTTCAATACGTCGA GAGAAATATCAAGTTGCCAAAATACTAGAGGATGCCAAATACAGCGAAGCTATTAACTATGGGGAATTGGTTCCCAAGCATAAGAAGAAAAG